The Nitrosopumilus cobalaminigenes genome contains a region encoding:
- a CDS encoding chromosome segregation protein ScpA: MSEAQTPDSISQEPVNILFSPASVVKKDVWEIDLIQILNLLIKILEKTGKKDLKVAGMAALSSSLIYRMKVESIFALQKAAMEKKPMHQRTDVDIELIDIPYRHESTYPVSLDDLLGLLQNLIGTIANPQSRRNKQLEIEPIVAPDFQEFFISLESIIGKYEDLIMKKISATGFGLLQDIIEDLDQVDSIRCFFAALFLARDQKVDLEQVEDNIKIIVMKEELTN, encoded by the coding sequence GTGAGTGAAGCGCAAACTCCTGATAGTATTTCCCAAGAGCCAGTCAATATTCTATTTAGTCCCGCATCAGTTGTTAAAAAAGACGTTTGGGAAATTGATCTAATTCAGATTTTGAATTTATTAATTAAGATTCTTGAAAAGACAGGCAAGAAAGATCTCAAAGTGGCAGGAATGGCGGCACTATCATCATCACTAATCTATAGAATGAAAGTTGAAAGTATTTTTGCATTACAAAAAGCAGCAATGGAGAAAAAACCAATGCATCAAAGGACAGATGTAGATATTGAACTAATTGATATTCCATATAGACATGAATCAACATATCCAGTATCATTAGACGATCTTTTAGGATTATTACAAAACCTTATTGGAACTATTGCAAACCCCCAATCAAGAAGAAATAAACAATTAGAGATAGAACCAATCGTAGCACCAGATTTTCAAGAATTTTTCATTTCTCTTGAAAGTATAATTGGGAAATACGAAGACTTGATAATGAAAAAAATTAGCGCTACAGGATTTGGATTGTTACAAGACATCATAGAAGATCTTGATCAGGTAGATTCAATCAGATGTTTCTTTGCAGCATTATTCCTAGCTAGAGACCAAAAAGTAGATCTTGAACAAGTCGAAGATAACATCAAAATCATTGTAATGAAAGAAGAATTAACAAATTAA